The following coding sequences are from one Megamonas funiformis window:
- a CDS encoding AraC family transcriptional regulator: protein MENSHVLQITERHFSDLYLCFCGLAKCEPNHSFGPGIRDNYIIHYITKGKGKYYVNNACYELSQGQGFLVEPHLQVFYQADKDDPWQYLWIGFNGTKAIQYLNDIGLSSNHLTFQCNYSEELKQIVHNMLKNNNFATSNQFLLESLLYSFFSILSKDIKTILPTNDNNNLYVKKAIEFIENNYTNNLKITDIAKYVCITRNYLYLLFRKHLNISPQEYLANYRITRAEQLLNTTTLSIETISNSCGYQDPLVFAKAFKAKKGFTPSQYRKSFSPKISFNKPVNRMK, encoded by the coding sequence ATGGAAAATTCTCATGTACTCCAAATAACAGAACGCCATTTTTCTGATTTATACTTATGTTTTTGTGGCTTAGCTAAATGTGAGCCTAATCACAGCTTTGGCCCTGGTATCCGCGATAATTATATCATTCACTATATAACTAAAGGCAAAGGAAAATATTATGTAAATAACGCTTGCTATGAATTATCTCAAGGTCAAGGATTTTTAGTTGAACCTCATTTGCAAGTATTTTATCAAGCTGATAAAGATGACCCATGGCAATATCTTTGGATTGGTTTTAATGGTACTAAAGCTATTCAATATTTAAATGATATCGGTCTTAGTTCCAATCATCTAACATTTCAATGTAATTATAGTGAAGAATTAAAACAAATTGTGCATAATATGTTAAAAAATAATAACTTTGCCACAAGCAATCAATTTTTGCTAGAAAGTCTATTATATTCTTTCTTCTCTATCTTAAGTAAAGATATAAAAACTATATTGCCGACTAATGACAACAATAATCTATATGTAAAAAAAGCCATTGAATTTATCGAAAATAACTACACTAATAATTTAAAAATCACTGATATTGCTAAATATGTTTGCATCACTAGAAATTACCTCTATTTATTATTTCGCAAACATTTAAATATTTCTCCCCAAGAATATTTAGCTAATTATCGCATAACTCGTGCTGAACAATTATTAAATACAACTACACTATCCATTGAAACTATATCTAATTCTTGTGGCTATCAAGACCCTTTAGTATTTGCTAAAGCCTTTAAAGCCAAAAAAGGTTTTACGCCTTCACAGTATCGCAAAAGTTTTTCTCCTAAAATATCTTTTAATAAACCTGTAAATAGAATGAAATAA
- a CDS encoding glycoside hydrolase family 13 protein: protein METKWWQKSVVYQIYPRSFCDSNNDGIGDINGIRSKLDYLEKLGIEVIWLSPVYCSPNDDNGYDISDYYDISPEFGTLDEMKALLKEAKAHHIKIIMDLVVNHTSDEHKWFIEAKINKNSKYRDYYIWRKGENNNPPNDLLSCFGGSAWAYDETSQEYYLHFFSKRQPDLNWENKDMRKDIWQMMNFWIDLGVGGFRMDVIDMIGKVPDLKIKENGPKLHEYIQEMHKETLQGKDLLTVGECWGANPQIAQLFSSPDRHELSMVFQFEHIMLDQEGSDKWNLKKLDLIELKKVFTKWQKELNGKGWNSLFWNNHDLPRIVSRWGNDKEYRAQSAKMLAILLHGMQGTPYIYQGEEIGMTNIEFNDLADFADIESVNAYKERMANNIPKEEILKSLRAKARDNARTPMQWNSDVYAGFSKVKPWYRVNRNYVDINVEKALADKNSIFYCYQKLIKMRKENPIMIYGEYDLLLAEDKNIFAYTRKYEDKTWLIICNFYDKEVDFNLEGTGKILISNYEDTITDLTKGHLRPYEAVIYQWQK, encoded by the coding sequence ATGGAAACAAAATGGTGGCAAAAATCTGTTGTTTATCAAATTTATCCTCGTAGTTTTTGTGATAGCAATAATGATGGTATTGGTGATATCAATGGTATTCGCTCTAAATTGGATTATTTGGAAAAATTAGGTATAGAAGTAATTTGGCTAAGCCCTGTATATTGTTCACCTAATGATGATAATGGCTATGATATCTCTGATTATTATGATATTTCCCCAGAGTTTGGGACATTAGATGAAATGAAAGCTTTATTAAAAGAAGCTAAAGCACATCATATAAAAATAATCATGGATTTAGTGGTAAATCATACTTCAGATGAACATAAATGGTTTATAGAAGCAAAGATAAATAAAAATAGCAAATACCGTGATTATTATATTTGGCGAAAAGGTGAGAACAACAATCCACCAAATGATTTATTGTCCTGTTTTGGTGGCTCAGCATGGGCATATGATGAAACATCTCAAGAATATTATCTGCATTTTTTTAGTAAGAGACAGCCAGATTTAAATTGGGAAAATAAAGATATGCGTAAAGATATTTGGCAGATGATGAATTTTTGGATCGATTTAGGTGTTGGTGGTTTTAGAATGGACGTTATTGATATGATTGGTAAAGTTCCAGATTTAAAAATCAAAGAAAATGGGCCTAAATTGCATGAATATATTCAAGAAATGCATAAAGAAACTTTGCAAGGCAAAGATTTATTGACAGTGGGTGAATGTTGGGGAGCAAATCCGCAGATAGCACAGTTATTTTCCAGTCCAGATAGACATGAATTAAGTATGGTATTTCAATTTGAACATATTATGCTTGACCAAGAAGGCTCGGATAAATGGAACTTGAAAAAGCTTGATTTAATTGAGTTGAAAAAAGTATTTACTAAGTGGCAAAAAGAATTAAATGGCAAAGGTTGGAATAGTTTATTTTGGAATAATCATGATTTACCAAGAATTGTATCTCGTTGGGGTAATGACAAAGAATATCGCGCGCAGTCTGCAAAAATGTTGGCGATATTACTTCATGGTATGCAGGGAACACCATATATTTATCAAGGCGAAGAAATCGGCATGACTAATATTGAGTTTAATGATTTAGCTGATTTTGCCGATATTGAATCTGTGAATGCATATAAAGAAAGAATGGCTAATAATATACCTAAAGAAGAAATATTAAAATCTTTGCGTGCTAAAGCTAGAGATAATGCAAGAACTCCTATGCAGTGGAATAGTGATGTATATGCTGGCTTTAGCAAGGTTAAACCATGGTATAGAGTAAATCGCAATTACGTAGATATAAATGTAGAAAAAGCTTTAGCCGATAAGAATTCAATTTTTTATTGTTATCAAAAATTGATTAAGATGCGTAAAGAAAATCCTATTATGATTTATGGTGAATATGATTTATTATTAGCCGAAGATAAAAATATTTTTGCTTATACAAGAAAATATGAAGATAAAACTTGGCTTATAATATGTAATTTTTATGATAAAGAAGTTGATTTTAACTTAGAAGGCACAGGAAAAATTTTAATCAGTAATTATGAAGATACGATAACAGATTTGACAAAAGGTCATTTAAGACCATATGAAGCTGTAATTTATCAGTGGCAGAAATAA
- the mscL gene encoding large conductance mechanosensitive channel protein MscL — MKNFFIEFKKFAFKGNMLDLAVGMIIGTAFTGLVNSIVKNLIMPIISIFTGGIDFNNMYLPLSKATFILAEKGADLETAKKAGAVFAYGAFLTDFLQFLILAFVVFCLIRQLNKLIPIPKEPPKTKICPFCKSEIPHEATKCAHCTSDLPTT; from the coding sequence ATGAAAAATTTCTTTATTGAGTTTAAAAAATTTGCTTTTAAAGGTAATATGCTTGATTTAGCAGTTGGTATGATTATTGGTACTGCTTTTACAGGGCTTGTAAATTCCATTGTAAAAAATTTAATCATGCCTATAATCAGTATTTTTACTGGCGGTATTGATTTCAACAATATGTATCTGCCACTTAGTAAGGCGACTTTCATACTTGCTGAAAAAGGTGCTGACCTTGAAACAGCTAAAAAAGCTGGTGCAGTTTTTGCTTATGGTGCCTTTTTAACAGATTTTCTCCAATTTTTAATTTTGGCTTTCGTAGTCTTTTGTTTAATTAGACAGCTAAACAAATTAATTCCTATTCCTAAAGAACCGCCAAAAACAAAAATCTGCCCATTTTGTAAATCTGAAATTCCTCATGAAGCCACTAAATGCGCTCATTGTACCTCTGACTTACCAACAACTTAA
- a CDS encoding C-GCAxxG-C-C family protein: MKNKVMENFIDNNYNCCQAIVCAYCEELGLSEYVAFKLTEGFDSGMGGLRDTCGAVTGMFLVISLANSAGDKHLPLKSKFDTYNKFQEVAKLFKEKCGSIYCRDLKNMEKNKILSCEDCVQVADEILKKHYFK, translated from the coding sequence GTGAAAAATAAAGTAATGGAAAATTTTATAGATAATAATTATAATTGTTGTCAAGCTATTGTTTGTGCTTATTGTGAAGAATTAGGCTTGTCAGAATATGTAGCATTTAAATTAACAGAAGGATTTGATTCTGGCATGGGAGGATTAAGAGATACTTGTGGAGCTGTTACAGGCATGTTTTTAGTAATAAGTCTAGCTAATAGTGCAGGTGATAAACATTTACCATTGAAAAGTAAATTTGATACATATAATAAATTTCAGGAAGTAGCAAAATTATTTAAAGAAAAATGTGGTTCAATATATTGTAGAGATTTGAAAAATATGGAGAAGAATAAAATTTTATCTTGTGAAGATTGTGTACAAGTAGCAGATGAAATTTTAAAGAAACACTATTTTAAATAA
- the guaA gene encoding glutamine-hydrolyzing GMP synthase, with protein sequence MVLVIDFGGQYNQLIARRVRECGVYCEIVPYDYTVEKIKAKNPQAIIFTGGPSSVYADNTPQADPKIFELGIPVLGICYGHQFTAHNLGGSVAHAEAGEYGKMDITLDTTSVLFDGINADEICWMSHRDYVEKVPEGFKAIAHTKHTPVAAMCDDSRKLYGVQFHPEVEHTPFGQQMMKNFLFKICGLKGDWTMSSFAQSKIAEIKQIVGDKKVLCALSGGVDSSVAAVLVHKAVGKQLTCVFVDHGLLRKDEGDQVETIFRKQFDMNLIRVDAKDRFLGKLAGVSDPERKRKIIGEEFIRVFEAEANKLGKIDFLVQGTIYPDIVESGTKTSATIKSHHNVGGLPEDIQFDLIEPLRELFKDEVRAVGEELGIPHDLVWRQPFPGPGLAIRVLGEVTEEKLAVVREADAIFREEVAKAGLSEKIWQYFACLPNIRSVGVMGDSRTYCHTVALRAVTSSDAMTSEWARIPYEVLDTVSRRIVNEVPGVNRIVYDITSKPPATIEWE encoded by the coding sequence ATGGTTCTTGTTATTGACTTTGGCGGTCAATATAACCAATTAATTGCACGTCGTGTTAGAGAATGCGGTGTTTACTGTGAAATTGTTCCTTATGATTATACAGTAGAAAAAATTAAAGCTAAAAATCCACAAGCTATTATTTTCACTGGTGGTCCTAGCAGTGTTTACGCTGACAATACACCACAGGCTGATCCAAAAATCTTTGAACTTGGTATCCCTGTACTTGGTATTTGCTATGGTCATCAGTTCACAGCTCATAATCTCGGTGGTAGCGTAGCTCATGCTGAAGCTGGCGAATATGGTAAAATGGACATCACTCTTGATACTACTAGCGTTTTATTCGATGGTATCAATGCTGATGAAATTTGCTGGATGAGCCATCGCGACTATGTAGAAAAAGTTCCAGAAGGTTTCAAAGCTATTGCTCATACTAAGCATACTCCTGTTGCTGCTATGTGCGATGACAGTCGTAAATTATATGGTGTACAATTCCACCCAGAAGTTGAACATACTCCATTTGGTCAGCAGATGATGAAAAACTTCTTATTCAAAATCTGTGGCTTAAAAGGCGATTGGACTATGAGTTCTTTTGCTCAAAGCAAAATTGCAGAAATCAAACAAATCGTTGGCGACAAAAAAGTATTATGCGCTTTAAGTGGCGGTGTTGATTCTTCTGTTGCTGCTGTTTTAGTTCACAAAGCTGTAGGCAAACAATTAACTTGCGTATTCGTTGACCACGGTTTACTCCGTAAAGATGAAGGTGATCAAGTAGAAACTATCTTCCGTAAACAATTCGATATGAACCTTATCCGTGTTGATGCTAAAGACCGTTTCTTAGGTAAATTAGCTGGCGTTTCTGATCCTGAAAGAAAACGTAAAATCATCGGTGAAGAATTCATTCGTGTATTTGAAGCTGAAGCTAATAAACTTGGCAAAATTGATTTCCTTGTTCAAGGTACAATCTATCCAGATATTGTTGAAAGTGGTACAAAAACTTCTGCAACAATTAAGAGCCATCACAACGTTGGCGGTCTTCCTGAAGATATTCAATTCGATCTTATCGAACCACTTCGCGAACTCTTCAAAGATGAAGTTCGTGCAGTAGGTGAAGAACTCGGCATTCCTCATGACCTCGTATGGCGTCAACCATTCCCAGGTCCTGGTCTTGCTATCCGCGTTCTCGGCGAAGTAACTGAAGAAAAACTTGCTGTTGTTCGTGAAGCAGATGCTATCTTCCGTGAAGAAGTAGCTAAAGCTGGTCTTTCCGAAAAAATTTGGCAGTATTTCGCTTGTCTTCCAAACATCCGCTCTGTAGGTGTTATGGGTGATAGCCGTACTTATTGCCACACTGTAGCACTTCGTGCTGTTACAAGTAGCGATGCTATGACTTCTGAATGGGCAAGAATTCCATATGAAGTATTAGACACAGTTTCTCGTAGAATTGTAAACGAAGTACCTGGTGTAAACAGAATAGTTTATGATATAACTTCTAAACCACCAGCTACAATTGAATGGGAATAA
- the fba gene encoding class II fructose-1,6-bisphosphate aldolase, with product MPLVTTKEMFKKAYEGHYAIGAFNVNNMEIVQGITEAAKELNAPLILQCSAGARKYAKHQYLVHLVQAAIEDTGLPIALHLDHGADFETCKSCIDGGFTSVMFDGSHYSFKENIEKTKEVVEYAHAHGVVVEAELGQLAGIEDDVKVAAHEAHYTDPNEVEEFVKETGVDSLAIAIGTSHGAYKFTPDQCTRNEQGILVPPPLRFDILEEVAKRLPNFPIVLHGASSVPQDFVKIINENGGHMPDAVGVPEDQLRKAASMAVCKINIDSDLRLAMTAGIRKHFNDHPDHFDPRQYVADGRTNIKAIVSHKIKEVLGCDGKA from the coding sequence ATGCCATTAGTAACAACAAAAGAAATGTTTAAAAAAGCGTATGAAGGCCATTATGCTATTGGTGCATTCAACGTAAATAATATGGAAATCGTTCAGGGTATCACTGAAGCTGCTAAAGAATTAAACGCTCCTTTAATTCTTCAGTGCTCCGCTGGTGCTAGAAAATATGCTAAACATCAATACCTTGTACATCTTGTACAGGCTGCTATTGAAGACACTGGTCTTCCAATCGCTTTACACCTCGACCATGGTGCAGATTTCGAAACTTGCAAATCTTGTATTGATGGCGGTTTCACTTCCGTTATGTTCGACGGTTCCCACTACAGCTTCAAAGAAAATATTGAAAAAACAAAAGAAGTTGTTGAATATGCTCACGCTCATGGCGTAGTAGTAGAAGCAGAACTTGGTCAGTTAGCTGGTATCGAAGATGATGTTAAAGTAGCTGCTCATGAAGCTCATTACACTGATCCTAACGAAGTTGAAGAATTCGTTAAAGAAACAGGTGTTGACTCCTTAGCTATCGCTATCGGAACTAGCCATGGTGCTTACAAATTCACTCCTGACCAATGCACAAGAAATGAACAAGGCATTTTAGTACCACCTCCACTTCGTTTCGACATTCTTGAAGAGGTTGCTAAACGTCTTCCTAACTTCCCAATCGTTTTACATGGTGCTTCTTCCGTTCCTCAAGATTTCGTTAAAATTATCAACGAAAATGGCGGTCATATGCCAGATGCTGTTGGTGTTCCTGAAGACCAACTTCGCAAAGCTGCTTCCATGGCTGTTTGCAAAATCAACATCGACTCCGACCTTCGTCTTGCAATGACTGCAGGTATTCGTAAACACTTCAACGATCATCCTGATCATTTTGACCCACGTCAATATGTTGCTGACGGTAGAACTAACATCAAAGCAATCGTTTCTCACAAAATTAAAGAAGTTCTTGGTTGCGACGGTAAAGCTTAA
- a CDS encoding ribonuclease HII, which yields MNIEKLSIKQIKDLMVKECNDELLTAIKNDARKGVQSIYKSYQREMKERQRVANLYTFENGCRANGYKLIAGVDEVGRGPLAGPVVVASVILPENFFIEKINDSKKLSEATREKIYDIIMKNAIAVNRAIIDEKTIDRVNIYQAAMNGMYEAIYGLNPKPDAVLIDAMPLESLDIYHQSIIKGDAKSASIAAASIVAKVERDRMMNEFDKIYPQYGFAKNKGYGTSEHLEALRKYGPCEIHRKSFEPIKSMVMQK from the coding sequence ATGAATATTGAAAAATTGTCTATAAAACAGATAAAAGATTTAATGGTTAAAGAGTGTAATGACGAATTATTGACAGCGATAAAAAATGATGCCCGTAAAGGTGTACAAAGTATATATAAAAGTTATCAACGAGAAATGAAAGAACGTCAGCGAGTGGCTAATTTATATACTTTTGAAAATGGATGTAGAGCTAATGGTTATAAATTAATTGCTGGCGTAGATGAAGTGGGTAGAGGACCGCTCGCTGGGCCTGTAGTAGTAGCTAGTGTTATTTTGCCGGAGAATTTTTTTATTGAGAAAATAAATGATTCCAAGAAATTATCCGAGGCAACACGTGAAAAAATTTATGATATCATCATGAAAAATGCGATAGCTGTAAATAGAGCGATTATCGATGAAAAAACTATAGATAGAGTAAATATTTATCAAGCTGCAATGAATGGTATGTATGAGGCTATTTATGGATTAAATCCTAAACCTGATGCAGTATTAATTGACGCTATGCCTTTAGAAAGTTTGGATATCTATCATCAATCAATAATTAAAGGTGATGCAAAATCTGCTTCGATTGCAGCAGCTTCCATTGTCGCTAAAGTGGAAAGAGATAGAATGATGAATGAATTTGATAAGATTTATCCACAATATGGTTTTGCTAAAAATAAAGGGTATGGAACAAGTGAACATTTAGAAGCTTTAAGAAAGTATGGACCATGTGAAATTCATCGAAAATCATTTGAGCCAATAAAATCAATGGTGATGCAGAAATAA
- a CDS encoding YraN family protein, with translation MKNMGLWGENKAVEFLKAKNYTILARNYHSRFGEIDIIARKQNTIIFVEVKTRKNTAFGFPAEFVDYKKQQKIMKTAQLYINDNFNAEFDYRFDIIEVFHYDDNKVNFNHLKGAFEL, from the coding sequence ATGAAAAATATGGGCTTATGGGGAGAAAATAAGGCTGTAGAGTTTTTAAAGGCAAAAAATTATACAATATTGGCGAGAAATTATCATAGTAGATTTGGTGAAATAGATATTATAGCAAGAAAGCAAAATACAATTATTTTTGTTGAAGTAAAGACTAGAAAAAATACTGCATTTGGATTTCCTGCTGAATTTGTGGATTATAAAAAACAACAAAAAATCATGAAAACGGCTCAATTATATATAAATGATAATTTTAATGCAGAATTTGATTATAGATTTGATATAATAGAGGTATTTCACTATGATGATAATAAGGTGAATTTTAATCATTTGAAAGGAGCGTTTGAGCTTTGA
- a CDS encoding UbiX family flavin prenyltransferase produces the protein MKTKGFERKRRIIVGVSGASGATYAYRLIQVLADSGIEVHFVASKAGLEVLEYECGLTMVQLTQMVHKIYDVNRIDSAIASGSFPCESMVIVPCSMKTLGSLANGIAGNLLTRAADVTLKEGRKLVLVTRETPVHAIHLENMLKLSHAGARIVPACPGFYHRPQTIEELVDMLVGKICDTLNVDNDLFERWTGPSEV, from the coding sequence TTGAAAACAAAGGGTTTTGAGCGAAAAAGACGTATTATTGTTGGTGTATCAGGGGCAAGTGGTGCGACTTATGCTTATAGATTGATACAAGTCCTTGCTGATAGTGGAATTGAAGTACATTTTGTGGCTTCAAAAGCAGGGCTTGAAGTATTAGAGTATGAATGTGGTTTAACTATGGTTCAATTGACACAAATGGTTCATAAGATTTATGATGTAAATCGAATTGATAGTGCAATAGCAAGTGGTTCTTTTCCTTGTGAATCAATGGTTATTGTACCGTGTTCCATGAAGACTTTAGGGTCTTTAGCAAATGGCATTGCTGGAAACTTACTCACTAGAGCAGCTGACGTAACTTTAAAAGAAGGTCGTAAGCTCGTTTTAGTAACAAGAGAAACACCAGTACATGCTATTCATTTAGAAAATATGTTGAAATTATCACATGCAGGTGCAAGGATAGTGCCAGCATGTCCAGGTTTTTATCATCGACCACAAACTATTGAAGAATTAGTTGATATGTTGGTAGGTAAAATATGTGATACTTTAAATGTAGATAATGATTTATTTGAACGTTGGACAGGACCAAGTGAAGTTTAA
- a CDS encoding YifB family Mg chelatase-like AAA ATPase codes for MFAKTYGATTLGIDGVLIEVEADVANGLPKFEIVGLADVAVKEAKERVRPAIRNTNVNLVPKKVTINLAPADLRKNGSSLDLPIAIALLEAYGFLPKDCCSDSLLAAELSLDGQVKTIIGILSMAILCKELKFKKFFVAKGNEQEALLVEGIEVYAIATLSELIDFLQGKIKLKPAKRQKRLSQDMQFKEDFADVQGQFLAKKALEIAAAGGHNVLMVGAPGTGKTMLAKRLATILPQMTYQEALEVTKIYSIAGLLSRDSGLVTKRPFRSPHHTISSAGIIGGGTIPKPGEVTLSHNGVLFLDELPEFSKSSLEALRQPLEDGEVMITRVNASLKFPSRMILVASMNPCPCGYKYDNTRNCTCSDYEIKRYTKKISGPLLDRIDIQIQVPRVEYKDFVTDKKAESSEQIRQRVEQARQIQLKRFAQAKIVCNAQMSHAMIKSYCKLTAKAQDMLGLVFEQMRLSARAYDRIIKVAQTIADLDNSEYIEDKHIAEAVQYRNNFNLQEKI; via the coding sequence ATGTTTGCAAAAACTTATGGGGCAACAACACTAGGTATAGATGGTGTACTCATAGAAGTTGAAGCTGATGTAGCAAATGGATTGCCAAAATTTGAAATAGTAGGTTTAGCAGATGTTGCAGTAAAAGAAGCTAAAGAAAGAGTTCGACCTGCTATTAGAAATACAAATGTCAATTTAGTGCCTAAGAAAGTAACGATAAATTTAGCTCCTGCCGATTTGCGCAAAAATGGTTCATCTTTAGATTTACCGATAGCTATAGCACTTTTGGAAGCATATGGATTTTTACCTAAGGACTGTTGTAGTGATAGTTTATTAGCTGCTGAATTATCTTTAGATGGTCAAGTAAAAACAATAATAGGAATTTTGTCCATGGCTATTTTATGTAAAGAGCTTAAGTTTAAAAAATTTTTTGTAGCTAAAGGTAATGAACAAGAGGCTTTGTTGGTAGAAGGTATTGAAGTATATGCTATAGCGACATTGTCAGAACTAATAGATTTTTTACAAGGAAAGATAAAGTTAAAACCAGCAAAAAGACAAAAGAGATTATCTCAAGATATGCAATTCAAAGAAGATTTTGCTGATGTGCAAGGGCAATTTTTAGCGAAAAAAGCTTTGGAAATAGCGGCAGCAGGTGGTCATAATGTATTGATGGTGGGAGCACCAGGAACAGGGAAGACAATGCTTGCCAAACGCTTGGCGACAATTTTACCGCAAATGACATATCAAGAGGCTTTGGAAGTAACTAAAATTTATAGTATAGCTGGATTGTTATCAAGAGATAGTGGATTGGTAACGAAAAGACCTTTTCGCAGTCCACATCATACAATTTCTAGTGCTGGTATCATTGGTGGCGGTACTATACCAAAACCTGGAGAAGTAACTTTAAGTCATAATGGTGTTTTGTTTTTAGATGAATTACCAGAATTTAGTAAATCTAGTTTGGAAGCATTAAGACAACCATTAGAGGATGGAGAAGTCATGATAACAAGGGTAAATGCTTCTTTAAAATTTCCTTCACGAATGATTTTAGTAGCTTCTATGAATCCTTGCCCTTGTGGTTATAAATATGATAATACACGCAATTGTACTTGTAGTGATTATGAAATAAAACGCTATACAAAGAAAATATCAGGGCCACTGCTTGATAGAATTGATATACAAATTCAAGTGCCACGAGTGGAATATAAAGACTTTGTAACAGATAAAAAAGCAGAGTCTTCAGAGCAGATACGCCAACGCGTTGAACAAGCAAGGCAGATACAATTAAAAAGATTTGCTCAAGCCAAAATAGTTTGTAATGCTCAAATGTCACATGCTATGATAAAATCATATTGTAAATTAACAGCTAAGGCACAAGATATGTTAGGTCTTGTTTTTGAACAGATGAGATTGAGTGCTAGAGCTTACGATAGGATTATTAAAGTGGCACAGACTATAGCTGATTTAGATAATAGTGAATATATAGAAGATAAACATATAGCAGAAGCCGTTCAATATCGTAATAACTTTAATTTACAAGAAAAAATTTAA
- a CDS encoding shikimate dehydrogenase, producing MVFTGKTKNLGVIGYPIKHSLSPVIQNTAIQEAGIDYAYIAMPIAPEDLEKAVIGLKALNFTGFNVTIPHKVNIMQYLDEIDEMAKLIGAVNTVHIKDGKLYGYNTDAIGFINPLLKENVEIKDKTAVILGAGGACRAVVCGLIKQGIKNIILAVRNLAKAQLLANDFNDLVDIKVCDWHSEEFKQYLAQADLLVNTTPLGMEGNIDSKPPVDWESVKKSAFVYDIVYIPAETKFLQEAKEYGHKILNGERMLAEQGVAALHLWTDKDINVDIMVKTLHDYLNKNK from the coding sequence ATGGTATTTACAGGAAAAACAAAAAATTTAGGAGTAATCGGTTATCCTATAAAACATTCATTATCGCCAGTTATTCAAAATACAGCTATACAAGAAGCAGGTATTGATTATGCATATATTGCTATGCCGATAGCTCCAGAGGATTTAGAAAAAGCAGTAATAGGGTTAAAAGCATTAAATTTTACTGGATTTAATGTAACTATTCCGCATAAAGTAAATATCATGCAGTATTTAGATGAAATAGATGAGATGGCAAAATTAATAGGAGCTGTAAATACTGTACATATAAAAGATGGTAAATTATATGGATATAATACAGATGCTATTGGTTTTATCAATCCATTACTAAAGGAAAATGTGGAAATAAAAGATAAAACAGCTGTGATTTTAGGAGCTGGTGGAGCTTGTAGAGCAGTTGTTTGTGGCTTGATTAAACAAGGGATAAAAAATATCATCTTAGCCGTTAGAAATCTAGCAAAAGCACAATTATTAGCAAATGATTTTAATGATTTAGTTGATATAAAAGTGTGCGATTGGCATAGTGAAGAATTTAAACAATATTTAGCTCAAGCTGATTTATTAGTAAATACTACTCCGTTAGGAATGGAAGGCAATATTGATAGTAAACCACCTGTTGATTGGGAAAGTGTAAAAAAATCTGCGTTTGTTTATGATATTGTATATATCCCTGCCGAAACAAAATTTTTACAAGAAGCCAAAGAATATGGGCATAAAATATTAAACGGTGAAAGAATGTTAGCTGAACAAGGAGTAGCAGCACTTCATTTATGGACTGATAAAGATATAAATGTGGATATCATGGTGAAAACGTTACATGATTATTTGAATAAAAATAAATAA